From Microbacterium sp. LWH11-1.2, one genomic window encodes:
- a CDS encoding anthranilate synthase component I family protein — MRERLSPRELPRWVDPASVFRMLEDQAADVFWLDAGAAATEGWSFVGTGEPSDLPEDVRLDVAPTDGARPPFTGGWVGWRDYESGASAAGAPVSDDGDAAGSSWLRVTRVVAFDHASGRTWTLSAEEDAENWAVAVAAASGRPDGEPRSAGDAAPRIAEARHDPQEYAALIERCRELIRAGIAYQLCLTTRFTVPGAHDAVAVYERLRAATPAHHGGFLRIGGRALLSASPEQFLHAGGGMIRSRPIKGTRPRHADPETDAALAAELAVNVKERAENVMIVDLMRNDLSRVCVPGSIRVDGLWTVESYPAVHQLVSTVSGTAAEGTTVGALLAATFPAGSMTGAPKLSAMTRLHELEGGPRGVYAGCFGYVGVDGAVDLAMVIRSIVIDEHEAVVGAGGGITWGSVAVAEVAEVATKARAPLAALGAEMPVLWRSDILN, encoded by the coding sequence GTGCGCGAACGCCTGAGTCCCCGAGAGCTGCCCCGGTGGGTGGACCCGGCGAGCGTCTTCCGGATGCTGGAGGACCAGGCGGCCGACGTGTTCTGGCTCGATGCCGGAGCGGCTGCGACCGAGGGCTGGAGCTTCGTCGGTACGGGGGAGCCATCGGACCTTCCGGAGGACGTGCGTCTCGACGTCGCCCCCACGGACGGCGCTCGCCCACCCTTCACCGGCGGGTGGGTCGGCTGGCGCGATTACGAGAGCGGTGCGAGCGCGGCCGGGGCCCCTGTCTCCGACGACGGGGATGCCGCGGGCTCCTCCTGGCTGCGTGTCACCCGCGTCGTCGCCTTCGATCACGCGTCCGGGCGCACGTGGACGCTCAGTGCGGAGGAGGATGCCGAGAACTGGGCGGTCGCCGTCGCGGCGGCATCCGGTCGTCCGGACGGAGAACCTCGCAGCGCGGGCGACGCCGCTCCTCGGATCGCCGAGGCTCGCCACGATCCTCAGGAGTACGCCGCCCTCATCGAACGCTGCCGCGAGCTGATCCGCGCGGGCATCGCGTACCAGCTGTGCCTCACGACGCGCTTCACGGTCCCGGGGGCGCATGACGCGGTCGCGGTCTACGAACGCCTGCGAGCAGCCACGCCCGCGCATCACGGCGGTTTCCTCCGCATCGGGGGGCGCGCGCTGCTGAGCGCGAGTCCCGAGCAGTTCCTCCACGCCGGGGGAGGAATGATCCGCTCCCGGCCCATCAAGGGGACGCGCCCCCGCCATGCAGACCCGGAGACGGATGCCGCGCTCGCCGCCGAGCTCGCCGTGAACGTCAAGGAGCGCGCCGAGAACGTGATGATCGTGGACCTGATGCGCAACGACCTCTCTCGGGTGTGCGTGCCCGGCTCGATCCGAGTGGACGGCCTGTGGACGGTGGAGAGCTATCCCGCCGTGCACCAGCTGGTCAGCACGGTCAGCGGAACGGCGGCTGAGGGCACCACGGTCGGGGCCCTGCTCGCGGCGACGTTCCCGGCCGGGAGCATGACCGGCGCGCCGAAGCTCTCGGCCATGACGCGGCTGCACGAGCTCGAGGGCGGCCCGAGGGGCGTCTACGCGGGGTGCTTCGGGTATGTGGGCGTCGACGGCGCCGTCGACCTGGCGATGGTCATCCGCAGCATCGTGATCGACGAGCATGAGGCGGTCGTCGGCGCCGGGGGCGGAATCACCTGGGGGTCGGTCGCCGTCGCCGAGGTGGCCGAGGTCGCGACCAAGGCGCGGGCCCCGCTGGCAGCGCTCGGTGCGGAAATGCCCGTGCTCTGGCGTTCCGATATCCTGAACTGA
- a CDS encoding ComEA family DNA-binding protein, protein MPPEPPPPPPRRRLRLSIGAGVVLALVVLSAAVGFGILRGQAEPVDSLPLAEAGATAGPTGELYVHVLGAVAHPGLYVLDLDARLVDALAAAGGTTDDADLAAVNLARVLADGEQIVVPTVGATSDASGGAAPGDDRIDLNAADQAALETLPRIGPALAERIIAWRDENGRFASVDDLLAVPGIGEKLLAGIREAVRV, encoded by the coding sequence ATGCCTCCAGAGCCGCCCCCGCCGCCGCCGCGACGTCGTCTGCGGTTGAGCATCGGGGCGGGCGTGGTCCTCGCGCTCGTCGTGCTCTCGGCAGCGGTCGGCTTCGGCATCCTGCGCGGCCAGGCGGAGCCGGTGGATTCCCTGCCGCTGGCAGAAGCCGGTGCGACTGCGGGCCCGACGGGTGAGCTCTACGTGCACGTGCTGGGCGCGGTCGCGCACCCGGGGCTCTACGTGCTCGATCTCGATGCGAGGCTGGTGGATGCCCTTGCGGCAGCAGGAGGCACGACCGACGACGCCGACCTGGCGGCGGTGAACCTTGCGCGTGTCCTCGCCGATGGCGAGCAGATCGTCGTGCCCACGGTGGGGGCGACCTCGGATGCCTCGGGCGGCGCGGCGCCGGGGGACGACCGCATCGACCTGAATGCCGCTGACCAGGCGGCGCTCGAGACCCTGCCGCGCATCGGGCCGGCACTCGCGGAGCGGATCATCGCCTGGCGCGACGAGAACGGGCGCTTCGCCTCGGTGGACGATCTGCTCGCCGTGCCGGGTATCGGCGAGAAGCTGCTGGCCGGCATCCGCGAGGCCGTGCGCGTATGA
- the leuS gene encoding leucine--tRNA ligase codes for MRSLSENLSFGPADEETPSAHAIQSKWQKYWAENETFLTGGDDDTRPRRYVLAMFPYPSGDLHMGHAENYLYSDIVARFWRHRGHNVLNPIGWDSFGLPAENAAIRQGADPREWTYQNIAQQKKAFQSYGVSFDWSRVLHTSDPEYYRWNQWLFLKLHERGLAYRKKSAVNWCPNDQTVLANEQVVDGRCERCGYEVVKKKLTQWYFKITDYADRLLDDLNQLEGFWPHKVLQMQRNWIGRSVGADVDFRIEGRDEPVTVFSTRPDTLHGATFFVVAPDSDLAAELAAGAPVEVQERFRTYLEQVQKESDIDRQSTDRPKTGVFLERYAINPVNGEKLPVWAADYVLADYGHGAVMAVPAHDQRDLDFARAFDLPVKVVVDTTAPVTGAMPVIEVDEEGVPIDTGAALDEQNPASTGIALTGEGRMINSGALNGLSKRNAIARAIEQLEASGTGRAAKNYRLRDWLISRQRFWGTPIPMLHAEDGRIIPVPEDQLPVKLPSVEGLDLKPKGSSPLGAAESWVQTVDPQTGDPVLRDPDTMDTFVDSSWYFLRFLSPNSDTVAFDPAQAARWAPVDSYIGGVEHAILHLLYARFITKVLFDMGLIDFTEPFSNLINQGMVLLDGAKMSKSKGNLVLFEEELDAYGADALRVGLAFAGPVEDDKDWSDVSTTGAQKFLARALRIAGEVDSPVDVVFASGDAALRRATHKLLAEAPALVEQTKFNVLVARLMELVNITRKTIDGAAGASDPAVREAAETIAVMLDLIAPHTAEEMWEILGHEPSVGLVTWRSADPALLVEDTITAVVQVGGKVRAQLEVSARIGEAELEALARADERVIRSIGDREIVKVVVRAPKIVSFVVKG; via the coding sequence GTGCGTTCGTTGTCTGAGAACCTGTCCTTCGGTCCCGCCGACGAGGAGACCCCGTCGGCGCACGCCATCCAGAGCAAGTGGCAGAAGTACTGGGCGGAGAACGAGACATTCCTCACCGGCGGCGATGACGACACCCGCCCGCGGCGCTACGTGCTCGCGATGTTCCCGTACCCCTCCGGTGACCTGCACATGGGACACGCGGAGAACTACCTCTACTCCGACATCGTGGCGCGCTTCTGGCGTCACCGCGGGCACAACGTGCTCAACCCGATCGGCTGGGACTCGTTCGGCCTGCCGGCCGAGAACGCCGCGATCCGGCAGGGCGCCGACCCTCGCGAGTGGACGTACCAGAACATCGCCCAGCAGAAGAAGGCGTTCCAGTCGTACGGCGTCTCCTTCGACTGGTCGCGCGTGCTGCACACCTCCGACCCGGAGTACTACCGCTGGAACCAGTGGCTGTTCCTGAAGCTGCACGAGCGCGGGCTGGCCTATCGCAAGAAGAGCGCCGTCAACTGGTGCCCCAACGACCAGACGGTGCTGGCGAACGAGCAGGTCGTCGACGGCCGCTGCGAGCGCTGCGGCTACGAGGTCGTGAAGAAGAAGCTGACCCAGTGGTACTTCAAGATCACCGACTACGCCGACCGTCTGCTCGACGACCTGAACCAGCTCGAGGGGTTCTGGCCGCACAAGGTGCTGCAGATGCAGCGCAACTGGATCGGCCGCTCGGTCGGTGCCGACGTCGACTTCCGCATCGAAGGACGCGACGAGCCGGTCACGGTCTTCTCGACGCGCCCCGATACGCTGCACGGAGCGACGTTCTTCGTCGTGGCGCCGGACTCCGACCTGGCCGCCGAGCTCGCCGCTGGTGCGCCGGTCGAGGTGCAGGAGCGGTTCCGCACCTACCTGGAGCAGGTGCAGAAGGAGAGCGACATCGATCGGCAGTCCACGGACCGTCCGAAGACCGGTGTCTTCCTGGAGCGCTACGCGATCAACCCCGTCAACGGCGAGAAGCTGCCGGTCTGGGCGGCCGACTACGTGCTGGCCGACTACGGCCACGGCGCGGTCATGGCCGTGCCGGCGCACGATCAGCGCGACCTGGACTTCGCCCGCGCCTTCGACCTGCCGGTCAAGGTCGTCGTCGACACCACGGCCCCCGTCACCGGTGCGATGCCGGTCATCGAGGTCGACGAGGAGGGCGTGCCGATCGACACCGGTGCAGCTCTGGATGAGCAGAACCCGGCGTCCACCGGCATCGCCCTGACCGGCGAAGGCCGCATGATCAACTCGGGCGCGCTGAACGGCCTGTCCAAGCGCAACGCGATCGCCCGCGCGATCGAGCAGCTGGAGGCGTCGGGCACCGGGCGCGCAGCCAAGAACTACCGTCTGCGCGACTGGCTGATCTCGCGCCAGCGCTTCTGGGGCACCCCCATCCCGATGCTGCACGCCGAGGACGGCCGGATCATCCCGGTTCCCGAGGACCAGCTGCCGGTGAAGCTGCCGAGCGTCGAGGGCCTCGACCTGAAGCCGAAGGGCTCGTCGCCGCTGGGCGCGGCCGAGAGCTGGGTGCAGACCGTCGATCCGCAGACCGGCGACCCGGTGCTGCGCGACCCCGACACCATGGACACCTTCGTCGACAGCTCGTGGTACTTCCTGCGCTTCCTGTCGCCGAACAGCGACACGGTCGCCTTCGACCCCGCTCAGGCGGCGCGCTGGGCACCGGTCGACTCGTACATCGGCGGTGTCGAGCACGCGATCCTGCACCTGCTGTACGCGCGCTTCATCACCAAGGTGCTGTTCGACATGGGGCTGATCGACTTCACCGAGCCGTTCTCGAATCTGATCAACCAGGGCATGGTGCTGCTCGACGGCGCGAAGATGTCGAAGAGCAAGGGCAACTTGGTGCTGTTCGAGGAGGAGCTCGACGCCTACGGCGCCGACGCCCTGCGCGTGGGTCTGGCGTTCGCGGGACCGGTGGAAGACGACAAGGACTGGTCCGACGTCTCGACGACCGGTGCGCAGAAGTTCCTGGCGCGCGCCCTGCGGATCGCGGGCGAGGTCGACAGCCCCGTCGACGTCGTCTTCGCCAGCGGTGACGCGGCGCTGCGCCGTGCCACGCACAAGCTGCTGGCCGAGGCTCCTGCGCTGGTCGAGCAGACGAAGTTCAACGTGCTGGTCGCCCGCCTGATGGAGCTCGTCAACATCACGCGCAAGACGATCGACGGCGCTGCGGGTGCGTCCGACCCCGCCGTGCGCGAGGCCGCGGAGACCATCGCCGTGATGCTCGACCTCATCGCCCCGCACACCGCGGAGGAGATGTGGGAGATCCTCGGGCACGAGCCGTCCGTGGGCCTGGTCACCTGGCGTTCGGCCGACCCGGCGCTGCTCGTGGAGGACACGATCACCGCCGTCGTGCAGGTGGGCGGCAAGGTGCGCGCCCAGCTCGAGGTGTCGGCGAGGATCGGCGAGGCCGAGCTCGAGGCACTCGCCCGTGCGGACGAGCGCGTGATCCGATCGATCGGCGACCGCGAGATCGTGAAGGTCGTCGTGCGCGCGCCGAAGATCGTCAGCTTCGTCGTCAAGGGCTAG
- a CDS encoding alpha/beta hydrolase, with amino-acid sequence MSVQIVFVHGIRTSATMWRSQLAHLDARGYAYTAVDLPGHGSRMQEDFTLHEALHTIDAAVRAAAENGPVLLVGHSMGGLLSLTYAGGADTPPVAGVVAAACTSLPRGAGLSAYRLLFRAVDSLPDRGMWITRRMLAATIPAENRSDFAAGGYALDTQDAALRSLSTLDVATAVERITIPLWFVNGQYDQLRVNERLFQRLAPHAELIVVPRTTHLVTAMRPRVFNAVLELAVATIDAADRS; translated from the coding sequence GTGAGCGTCCAGATCGTCTTCGTGCACGGCATCCGCACGTCTGCGACCATGTGGCGCTCGCAGCTCGCCCACCTCGATGCCCGCGGGTACGCGTACACCGCGGTCGACCTTCCCGGTCACGGCTCCCGCATGCAGGAGGACTTCACCCTCCACGAGGCGCTGCACACGATCGATGCCGCGGTGCGAGCGGCCGCGGAGAACGGACCGGTGCTTCTCGTCGGCCATTCGATGGGCGGACTGCTCTCGCTCACCTACGCGGGCGGGGCGGACACGCCTCCGGTCGCCGGGGTCGTCGCTGCCGCCTGCACCTCGCTCCCCCGCGGCGCCGGTCTCTCCGCCTATCGGCTGCTCTTCCGCGCGGTCGATTCGCTGCCGGATCGCGGGATGTGGATCACCCGTCGCATGCTGGCAGCGACCATCCCGGCCGAGAACCGCTCCGACTTCGCCGCCGGCGGCTACGCCTTGGACACACAGGATGCCGCGCTGCGCAGCCTCTCCACCCTCGATGTCGCGACGGCCGTCGAGCGGATCACGATCCCCCTGTGGTTCGTGAACGGCCAGTACGACCAGCTGCGGGTGAACGAACGACTGTTCCAGCGCCTCGCGCCCCATGCCGAGCTCATCGTCGTACCGCGGACGACGCACCTCGTGACGGCGATGCGACCACGCGTGTTCAACGCCGTCCTGGAACTGGCGGTCGCGACGATCGACGCCGCCGACCGCTCATGA
- a CDS encoding MFS transporter has protein sequence MSGATRAGARWMSLFTLAWLAIWTVQLTPVQLLLPLQLDTPEDDWIRGVVSSGLVLGIGGLAGIVAGPAAGALSDRAAAGRHRRRPWALGGVWLTAVCLVLTGFASGPWAVGAGWVGVSIGVAVSSAAFTALIADQLPTTQRGAAAAAVGSSQAVGIVLGVGLVVLLGLGIVAGYLLLAGIIAVIGTAAALLLPDPPGTAELRPKGEGRKTLASLRDRDFAWMLSGRLVTNIGNALGTALFLFFLLHGLGQPSAVAQDNLLLLILVYTVFVVIAAVLTGIVSDRTGNRRTLTVAATVVQAASGVAIALVPTFEMTMVAAALMGLGYGAFSTVGLAFAADLLPDEQDHARDLGIVNVTAALGQLIGPVLGAALVALVGGFWLVFVAAAVLSLVGGALTAFARQPARS, from the coding sequence ATGAGCGGTGCGACCAGGGCCGGCGCGCGGTGGATGTCGCTGTTCACGCTGGCGTGGCTCGCCATCTGGACCGTGCAGTTGACGCCCGTGCAGCTCCTCCTGCCTCTCCAGCTCGACACTCCGGAGGACGACTGGATCCGCGGCGTGGTCTCCTCGGGGCTCGTCCTCGGGATCGGCGGACTTGCCGGCATCGTCGCGGGGCCGGCGGCGGGAGCGCTCTCGGATCGCGCTGCCGCCGGACGGCACCGCCGGCGGCCCTGGGCCCTCGGCGGCGTCTGGCTCACCGCCGTGTGCCTCGTGCTCACCGGATTCGCGAGCGGCCCCTGGGCGGTGGGAGCCGGATGGGTGGGCGTCTCGATCGGCGTCGCCGTCTCCTCCGCCGCCTTCACCGCGCTGATCGCGGATCAGCTGCCCACCACACAGCGCGGCGCCGCGGCTGCCGCCGTCGGATCGAGTCAGGCAGTCGGCATCGTGCTGGGTGTCGGCCTCGTCGTGCTCCTCGGTCTCGGCATCGTCGCCGGATATCTCCTGCTCGCCGGCATCATCGCGGTGATCGGCACGGCGGCGGCGCTGCTCCTGCCCGACCCTCCGGGGACGGCGGAGCTGCGGCCGAAGGGCGAAGGTCGAAAGACCCTCGCGTCGCTGCGCGACCGCGACTTCGCCTGGATGCTGTCCGGTCGGCTCGTGACCAACATCGGCAACGCGCTCGGCACCGCCCTCTTCCTGTTCTTCCTCCTGCACGGGCTCGGACAGCCGAGCGCCGTCGCGCAGGACAACCTGCTGCTGCTCATCCTCGTCTACACGGTGTTCGTGGTGATCGCCGCGGTGCTCACGGGCATCGTGTCCGATCGCACCGGCAATCGGCGCACGCTGACCGTCGCGGCGACGGTCGTGCAGGCGGCATCCGGTGTCGCGATCGCGCTCGTCCCGACGTTCGAGATGACGATGGTCGCAGCGGCGCTGATGGGGCTCGGGTACGGAGCCTTCTCGACCGTGGGGCTCGCCTTCGCCGCAGACCTGCTCCCCGACGAGCAGGACCACGCGCGCGACCTCGGCATCGTCAACGTCACCGCGGCGCTGGGGCAGCTGATCGGTCCGGTGCTGGGGGCGGCTCTCGTCGCACTCGTCGGTGGATTCTGGCTCGTGTTCGTCGCCGCCGCCGTGCTCTCGCTCGTCGGGGGCGCGCTCACCGCCTTCGCCCGCCAGCCCGCGCGGTCATGA
- the holA gene encoding DNA polymerase III subunit delta, with product MAASRPPSRGGAKAGKIPQVSWREPHPAPLVLVFGPEEICAERAIAGVRDYLRAEDPSLEVSDVRADDYEPGTLLSLTSPSLFGEPRLVRVSGVEKCTDAFIQETVSYLDHPQEGATVVLRHTGASVRGKKLLDALRAGNGGGIEIAVPAIKRDSDRVDFAAGEFRSAKKRIAPPALRALVSAFADDLTELAAACQQLIGDVEGDISEDTVTRYYGGRVEVSAFVVADTAISGRYGEALIALRHALSSGADPVPMVAAFAMKLRGMARVAGNREPSRQLAQRLGMKDWQVDRARRDLAGWNERSLGMAIQATARADAEVKGAARDPIFALERMVTVIATREPFGA from the coding sequence ATGGCAGCTTCGCGTCCCCCCTCCCGTGGCGGCGCGAAGGCCGGCAAGATCCCCCAGGTGTCGTGGCGCGAGCCGCATCCGGCACCGCTGGTGCTGGTCTTCGGACCCGAGGAGATCTGCGCCGAGCGCGCGATCGCGGGCGTGCGCGACTACCTTCGCGCCGAGGATCCCTCGCTCGAGGTCAGCGACGTGCGCGCCGACGACTACGAACCCGGCACACTGCTGTCGCTCACCTCGCCGTCCCTGTTCGGCGAGCCGCGGCTCGTCCGCGTGTCCGGCGTGGAGAAGTGCACCGACGCGTTCATCCAGGAGACGGTGTCGTACCTCGACCATCCTCAGGAGGGCGCGACCGTCGTGCTGCGGCACACCGGTGCGAGCGTCCGCGGCAAGAAGCTCCTCGACGCGCTGCGTGCCGGGAACGGCGGCGGTATCGAGATCGCGGTACCTGCGATCAAACGCGACAGCGATCGGGTCGACTTCGCGGCGGGGGAGTTCCGCTCCGCGAAGAAGCGCATCGCCCCTCCGGCGCTGCGCGCACTGGTCTCGGCCTTCGCCGACGATCTCACCGAACTGGCGGCGGCCTGCCAGCAGCTGATCGGCGACGTCGAGGGCGACATCTCCGAAGACACCGTCACCCGGTACTACGGCGGGCGGGTGGAGGTCTCGGCCTTCGTCGTCGCAGACACGGCGATCTCCGGTCGCTACGGCGAGGCACTGATCGCGCTGCGCCATGCGCTGTCGTCCGGCGCCGACCCCGTTCCGATGGTGGCCGCATTCGCCATGAAGCTCCGCGGCATGGCGCGAGTGGCGGGCAACCGCGAACCCAGCAGGCAGCTGGCTCAGCGCCTCGGCATGAAGGACTGGCAGGTGGATCGTGCACGGCGCGACCTCGCCGGGTGGAACGAGCGCTCACTCGGCATGGCGATCCAGGCGACCGCGCGGGCCGACGCCGAGGTCAAGGGTGCGGCGCGCGACCCGATCTTCGCGCTCGAGCGGATGGTCACGGTCATCGCCACACGGGAACCGTTCGGCGCGTGA
- a CDS encoding GH1 family beta-glucosidase, which yields MTAVPTRSPLPTGLRWSAATSAFQIEGARDVDGRGRSIWDEFLEAPGAITDGSTADPACDSYRHPEADVALVAGLGLDRYRFSIPWARVQPDGRGTANTVALDHYSRFVDRLLEVDVVPFPTLYHWEMPSAVEADGGWLSRDTVERFADYAAIVVDSLGDRVAHWYTLNEPAMTTLQGYAVGALAPGRQLLFDALPTVHHQLLAHARAAQVIRSRASAQVGLVNNHTWVLPLNDTAEDRDAAALYDLIHNRVFSEPLLAGEYPDLAAWGLPAMPVQDGDLDAIRASIDFYGINFYNPTTVTAADASSPIPFDIVPTPGVPVTGFGPEWPIMPVALRDLLVDLHARHPLLPPVIIGENGASFPEPDRAARVEDADRIAYLAGHIAAVGEAIAAGVPVEEYTVWSLLDNWEWADGYTQRFGLVHVDFATGERTPKASYDWYRDLIAGARSAAAAREETR from the coding sequence ATGACCGCCGTCCCCACCCGATCGCCCCTGCCCACCGGACTCCGCTGGTCTGCCGCGACGTCCGCCTTCCAGATCGAGGGGGCTCGCGACGTCGACGGCCGAGGCCGATCGATCTGGGATGAGTTCCTCGAGGCCCCCGGCGCGATCACGGACGGCTCCACGGCCGATCCGGCCTGCGACAGCTATCGGCATCCCGAAGCAGACGTCGCTCTCGTCGCCGGTCTCGGTCTCGATCGCTACCGCTTCTCGATACCGTGGGCGCGCGTGCAGCCCGATGGTCGCGGCACGGCGAACACCGTGGCACTCGATCACTACTCGCGATTCGTTGATCGCCTGCTGGAGGTCGACGTCGTGCCGTTCCCGACCCTGTATCACTGGGAGATGCCCAGCGCGGTCGAGGCCGACGGCGGATGGCTGAGCCGCGATACGGTCGAGCGCTTCGCCGACTATGCGGCGATCGTGGTCGACAGCCTGGGCGATCGCGTCGCGCACTGGTACACGCTGAACGAACCGGCGATGACCACGCTGCAGGGCTACGCGGTCGGTGCGCTGGCCCCGGGGCGACAACTCCTCTTCGACGCCCTGCCGACGGTGCACCACCAGCTCCTCGCGCATGCCCGCGCCGCCCAGGTCATCCGCTCCCGGGCCTCCGCACAGGTCGGCCTGGTCAACAACCACACCTGGGTGCTGCCGCTGAACGACACAGCGGAGGACCGCGACGCCGCAGCCCTCTACGACCTGATCCACAACCGGGTGTTCAGCGAGCCGCTCCTGGCCGGCGAGTATCCGGATCTCGCGGCCTGGGGCCTCCCTGCGATGCCTGTGCAGGACGGCGACCTCGATGCGATCCGCGCGTCGATCGACTTCTACGGCATCAACTTCTACAACCCGACCACCGTCACCGCCGCCGATGCGTCGAGCCCCATCCCGTTCGACATCGTGCCGACACCCGGCGTTCCCGTCACGGGCTTCGGTCCCGAATGGCCGATCATGCCGGTGGCGCTGCGCGATCTGCTGGTCGACCTGCACGCGCGGCATCCGCTGCTCCCTCCCGTCATCATCGGGGAGAACGGCGCTTCCTTCCCCGAGCCCGACCGCGCCGCGCGCGTGGAGGATGCCGATCGCATCGCGTATCTCGCCGGCCACATCGCGGCCGTGGGAGAGGCGATCGCCGCGGGAGTCCCCGTGGAGGAGTACACGGTGTGGTCTCTCCTCGACAACTGGGAATGGGCGGACGGCTACACGCAGCGCTTCGGTCTCGTCCACGTCGATTTCGCGACGGGGGAGCGCACCCCGAAGGCGTCGTACGACTGGTATCGGGACCTCATCGCCGGTGCCCGCTCCGCAGCAGCAGCTCGGGAGGAGACACGATGA
- a CDS encoding ComEC/Rec2 family competence protein: MRPRDLRLLPLAAAVWCVALFCVFVPGSAWGSAAICGIAAVSVLGAFSWRRRHGGLHAGAGLLMVTLAAGAAVAMSTGFASPARDRIAEWDGRVVEVVAAVTSSASTGQDGRLWFEAVSIDVGPPGQARPLAAPVRIGIDPADGFDLGARIRVTGEAAATDAGERSALVVFGGEAEVVSPAAGVFGAAAALRLAFVERSLRLPDPGSGLLPGLAVGDTRAVTQELTDDMRTSGLSHLTAVSGANCAIVVGAVFWLTALCGGGRMLRVVLAAMALAGFVVLVTPEPSVIRASVMAGVAMLTVLLGRPTAGAGMLALCVVGILLADPWLAATPGFALSVVASGALILLAPPLSRGMTRWMLAPVALAIAVPLAAQLACGPIIALFAEQQSLIGIAANLLAAPAAPVATVMGLLACLAAPIPPLADLLTASAWLPAAWIATTATTTAQLPVAQILLPAGLASALLVLVVSASLAAVLIARRGAFRPRIARAIALARQGAAGVLIVVLSLAGAHLVLSGPLASSTAPDGWSIAACDVGQGDALLVRSAGQVALIDTGPEPGPLAECLASLGI, translated from the coding sequence ATGAGGCCACGCGATCTGCGTCTGCTGCCGCTCGCGGCCGCGGTGTGGTGCGTGGCCCTCTTCTGCGTGTTCGTCCCGGGGTCGGCGTGGGGGAGCGCGGCGATCTGCGGGATCGCCGCCGTGTCCGTTCTCGGGGCGTTCTCGTGGCGGCGACGTCATGGCGGGCTCCATGCCGGCGCAGGACTTCTGATGGTGACACTGGCCGCGGGTGCCGCGGTGGCGATGTCGACGGGGTTCGCCTCACCCGCGCGTGACCGCATCGCGGAGTGGGACGGACGCGTGGTCGAGGTGGTCGCCGCCGTGACATCGTCGGCGTCGACCGGTCAGGACGGACGGCTCTGGTTCGAGGCCGTCTCGATCGACGTCGGACCGCCGGGGCAGGCGAGGCCGCTGGCGGCACCCGTGCGGATCGGCATCGACCCGGCCGACGGCTTCGACCTCGGAGCGCGGATACGCGTCACGGGAGAGGCAGCCGCGACCGATGCGGGTGAGCGCTCGGCGCTGGTCGTCTTCGGCGGCGAGGCCGAGGTGGTCTCGCCGGCAGCGGGCGTGTTCGGTGCCGCGGCGGCGCTGCGGCTGGCGTTCGTCGAGCGCTCGCTTCGGCTGCCCGATCCGGGTTCCGGCCTGCTTCCCGGACTCGCTGTGGGAGACACCCGGGCCGTGACGCAGGAACTGACCGACGACATGCGCACGAGCGGGCTCAGCCATCTCACGGCGGTCAGCGGTGCCAACTGCGCGATCGTGGTCGGGGCCGTGTTCTGGCTGACCGCGCTGTGTGGTGGAGGGCGGATGCTGCGCGTCGTGCTGGCGGCGATGGCGCTGGCCGGATTCGTGGTGCTCGTCACTCCCGAGCCGAGCGTCATCCGTGCAAGCGTGATGGCCGGCGTGGCGATGCTGACCGTGCTGCTCGGAAGACCGACTGCGGGCGCGGGCATGCTCGCGCTCTGCGTCGTCGGTATCCTGCTGGCCGACCCGTGGCTGGCCGCGACACCCGGCTTCGCCCTGTCCGTCGTTGCGTCCGGGGCGCTGATCCTGCTGGCGCCGCCACTGAGCCGCGGGATGACGCGATGGATGCTCGCGCCGGTGGCGCTGGCGATCGCCGTGCCGCTCGCCGCGCAACTCGCCTGCGGGCCCATCATCGCCCTCTTCGCCGAGCAGCAATCGCTCATCGGGATCGCCGCCAACCTGCTCGCGGCGCCGGCCGCGCCCGTCGCGACGGTGATGGGATTGCTCGCGTGCCTCGCCGCACCGATACCGCCCCTCGCCGACCTGCTCACGGCATCAGCCTGGCTGCCGGCCGCATGGATCGCGACGACGGCGACGACGACCGCGCAGCTGCCCGTCGCGCAGATCCTGCTCCCGGCCGGGCTCGCCAGCGCGCTGCTGGTGCTCGTGGTCAGTGCCTCGCTGGCGGCCGTGCTGATCGCTCGGCGCGGCGCCTTCCGACCACGGATCGCTCGGGCGATCGCGCTGGCTCGACAGGGCGCAGCGGGTGTCCTCATCGTGGTGCTGTCCCTCGCCGGCGCGCATCTCGTCCTGTCCGGCCCGCTCGCGAGTTCCACCGCGCCGGACGGCTGGTCGATCGCCGCATGCGACGTGGGGCAGGGCGACGCGCTCCTCGTGCGCTCCGCCGGGCAGGTGGCGCTCATCGACACGGGGCCGGAACCGGGTCCGCTGGCCGAGTGCCTGGCGTCGCTGGGCATCTAG
- the rpsT gene encoding 30S ribosomal protein S20: MANIKSQIKRNKTNEKAHERNKAVKSELKTLIRSTKTAVAAGDKSAAEATLKKAAVKLDKAVSKGVLHKNQAANRKSALAKQVSAL; encoded by the coding sequence GTGGCAAACATCAAGTCGCAGATCAAGCGCAACAAGACCAACGAGAAGGCTCACGAGCGCAACAAGGCCGTGAAGAGCGAGCTCAAGACGCTCATCCGCTCGACCAAGACGGCTGTCGCTGCCGGCGACAAGTCCGCCGCCGAGGCCACCCTCAAGAAGGCCGCCGTCAAGCTCGACAAGGCCGTCAGCAAGGGCGTTCTGCACAAGAACCAGGCCGCGAACCGCAAGTCGGCACTCGCCAAGCAGGTCTCCGCTCTCTGA